Proteins from one Planctomyces sp. SH-PL62 genomic window:
- a CDS encoding efflux RND transporter periplasmic adaptor subunit, with protein MIRHVPFGLTSRTAWSIGGILLVLGAGFVAWKYQGGADAPTPTAAASEHTIAQTSIKADKPDDSSGRERIIRISADQQKLIGVEVEQVKLEPETILVRVPGRIAPDENRFAFITPRAPGIVRSVAVRIGQDVKAGDVLATIESAAVGQARLDLLTNLQSLDIALAQARWQETILKNTLELIERLKAEDTPEEINAKFADKPVGTNRERLMTAYTSHRLAKANLARKSDLYDQEIIRGQLIEESKARFDADLAAYQTLLDQMGYETNLTNIRAQQALRQAETSVLVAREKLQVLGVDPDDDEYIPKALKQQGHTADAVPVQPGAPGEKSSIRDVAEVMSLGVGPAKGLQPKPLPEEPASLYKLKAPFAGTILDRELVVPGVAVDVTHRIFTLANLDNVWVEANINPSNLPYIHNDQNVSITFSSDAYPEKQFKARLLYTGDLVVEKTQTLTLLARAENADRFLKPGMYIDVALSVRSEEKTPSVPSTALLSDDEHWIAFVRTGPEEFEMREVKTRGPGEDRAAVFSGIRPGEDVVTRGAFKLKSEWIRLASSE; from the coding sequence ATGATACGACATGTTCCGTTTGGTCTCACGTCGCGAACGGCCTGGTCGATCGGCGGAATCCTCCTGGTCCTCGGCGCGGGATTCGTCGCCTGGAAATACCAGGGCGGAGCCGACGCGCCGACGCCGACCGCCGCCGCGAGCGAGCATACAATCGCGCAAACCTCGATCAAGGCGGATAAGCCGGACGATTCCTCCGGTCGAGAGCGGATCATCCGGATCTCCGCCGACCAGCAGAAGCTGATCGGCGTGGAGGTCGAGCAGGTGAAGCTCGAGCCCGAGACGATCCTGGTGCGAGTGCCGGGCCGGATCGCGCCCGACGAGAACCGATTCGCGTTCATCACCCCGAGGGCCCCGGGCATCGTCCGGAGCGTGGCCGTGCGGATCGGCCAGGACGTCAAGGCCGGCGACGTGCTGGCGACGATCGAGAGCGCGGCCGTCGGCCAAGCCCGGCTGGACCTGCTGACGAACCTCCAGTCGCTGGACATCGCGCTGGCCCAGGCCCGCTGGCAGGAGACGATCCTCAAGAACACGCTGGAGCTGATCGAGCGGCTCAAGGCCGAGGACACGCCCGAGGAGATCAACGCCAAGTTCGCCGACAAGCCGGTGGGGACCAACCGCGAACGGCTGATGACCGCCTACACCTCCCACCGTCTGGCCAAGGCGAACCTCGCCCGCAAGAGCGACCTCTACGATCAGGAGATCATCCGGGGTCAGTTGATCGAGGAGAGCAAGGCCCGGTTCGACGCCGACCTCGCCGCCTACCAGACCCTCCTGGACCAGATGGGCTACGAGACCAACCTGACGAACATCCGGGCCCAGCAGGCGCTCCGGCAAGCCGAGACCTCGGTGCTGGTCGCCCGCGAGAAGCTGCAAGTCCTGGGCGTGGACCCCGACGACGACGAGTACATCCCCAAGGCCCTCAAGCAGCAGGGCCACACGGCCGACGCGGTCCCCGTGCAGCCCGGCGCGCCGGGCGAGAAGTCCTCGATCCGGGACGTCGCCGAGGTCATGTCGCTGGGCGTCGGCCCTGCCAAGGGTCTCCAGCCCAAGCCGCTGCCGGAAGAGCCCGCCAGCCTGTACAAGCTCAAGGCCCCGTTCGCCGGCACGATCCTGGACCGCGAGCTGGTCGTCCCGGGCGTGGCCGTCGACGTGACCCACCGGATCTTCACCCTGGCGAACCTGGACAACGTCTGGGTCGAGGCCAACATCAACCCGAGCAACCTGCCGTACATCCACAACGACCAGAACGTGTCGATCACGTTCAGCTCCGACGCCTACCCCGAGAAGCAGTTCAAGGCCCGTCTGCTCTACACCGGCGACCTCGTCGTCGAGAAGACCCAGACCCTGACTTTGCTGGCCCGCGCCGAGAACGCCGACCGTTTCCTCAAGCCCGGCATGTACATCGACGTCGCCCTGTCGGTCCGGTCGGAGGAGAAGACCCCCTCGGTCCCCAGCACCGCCCTGCTCTCCGACGACGAGCACTGGATCGCCTTCGTGCGGACCGGCCCGGAGGAGTTCGAGATGCGCGAGGTCAAGACCCGGGGCCCCGGCGAGGACCGGGCAGCCGTCTTCTCGGGGATCCGACCGGGCGAGGACGTCGTGACCCGCGGCGCCTTCAAGCTGAAGTCGGAGTGGATCCGCCTGGCGTCCTCCGAATAA
- a CDS encoding MFS transporter, with protein MSEDHRATREGDGGGLLRRLGLNRPELRAWAMYDWANSAMVCTIITAVFPIYYSEVACAGMDPKTASGRYAMATTLGMVIVAVMSPILGAYADQTASKKRLLGRFLALGLFATASMFFIHTGDWILASILFILANIGANASFVFYDALLPHIARDDEIDRVSTAGYALGYVGGGLLLALNLAWIRFPGWFGLPSGPGLTEAQATLPARLAFVSVAIWWLVFSIPLFRRVPEPPVSGGERWAGLHPVRASFGRLAETGRHLRRCRQGFLMLLAFLIYNDGIGTIIRMATIYGTELKINSTVMIASILLVQFVGIPCSFLFGSLAGTLGVKRSILLGLVVYTGICVIGYNMSTNRDFLILAVLVGVVQGGTQALSRSLFASLIPRSKSGEFFGFFAVVEKFAGIFGPAMFAIINMASGSSRGAILGVIGFFLVGGFLLLMVDVEEGQRLAKEWDLNDAAPTPLAATASPGA; from the coding sequence ATGTCCGAGGATCATCGCGCGACGCGCGAAGGGGACGGCGGCGGGTTGCTGCGACGGCTCGGCCTGAACCGTCCCGAATTGCGGGCGTGGGCGATGTACGACTGGGCGAACTCGGCCATGGTCTGCACGATCATCACGGCCGTCTTCCCGATCTACTACTCCGAGGTGGCCTGCGCCGGTATGGACCCGAAGACGGCGTCTGGCCGCTACGCCATGGCGACGACCCTGGGCATGGTGATCGTCGCCGTCATGTCGCCGATCCTGGGCGCCTACGCGGACCAGACCGCCAGCAAGAAGCGGCTGCTGGGGCGGTTCCTCGCCCTGGGGCTGTTCGCGACCGCCTCGATGTTTTTCATCCACACCGGCGACTGGATCCTGGCCTCGATCCTGTTCATCCTGGCGAACATCGGCGCCAACGCCAGTTTCGTCTTCTACGACGCCCTACTTCCCCACATCGCCCGCGACGACGAGATCGACAGGGTCTCGACGGCCGGCTACGCCCTGGGGTACGTCGGCGGCGGCCTCCTGCTGGCGCTCAACCTGGCCTGGATCCGGTTCCCCGGATGGTTCGGGCTCCCTTCGGGGCCGGGGCTCACCGAGGCCCAGGCCACGCTCCCCGCGCGATTGGCGTTCGTGTCGGTGGCGATCTGGTGGCTCGTCTTCTCGATCCCGCTCTTCCGCCGCGTACCCGAACCGCCGGTCTCCGGCGGCGAGCGCTGGGCCGGGCTGCATCCCGTACGGGCCTCGTTCGGGAGGCTCGCCGAGACCGGCCGACATCTCCGGCGCTGTCGCCAGGGCTTCCTGATGCTCCTGGCCTTCCTGATCTACAACGACGGGATCGGCACCATCATCCGCATGGCCACGATCTACGGCACGGAGCTGAAGATCAACTCGACGGTCATGATCGCGTCGATCCTGCTCGTCCAGTTCGTCGGCATCCCCTGTTCGTTCCTGTTCGGCTCGCTGGCCGGGACGTTGGGGGTCAAGCGGTCCATCCTGCTGGGGCTGGTCGTCTACACGGGGATCTGCGTCATCGGCTACAACATGAGCACCAACCGGGACTTCCTGATCCTGGCCGTGCTGGTGGGCGTCGTGCAGGGAGGAACTCAGGCGCTCTCGCGGTCGCTCTTCGCCAGCCTGATCCCGCGGTCGAAGTCCGGGGAGTTCTTCGGCTTCTTCGCCGTCGTCGAGAAGTTCGCCGGGATCTTCGGCCCGGCGATGTTCGCGATCATCAACATGGCGTCGGGATCGAGCCGGGGAGCCATCCTGGGCGTGATCGGCTTCTTCCTCGTGGGCGGGTTCCTGCTGCTGATGGTCGACGTCGAGGAAGGCCAACGGCTGGCGAAGGAGTGGGACCTCAACGACGCGGCGCCGACTCCGCTCGCGGCGACAGCCAGCCCCGGAGCGTGA
- a CDS encoding CDP-alcohol phosphatidyltransferase family protein, with translation MVETLESPAPPVAREGVVSPLRRFLGWCVHAYTASGLAIAAVILALLVQGGPDAFRWSFLLMILATLVDATDGTFARAVRIKEAVPSFDGRRLDDITDFLTYTSLPLMLIWRAGIVPAGYEAWLIAPLLASAYGFCQVDIKTHDGYFLGFPSLWNVVALYLYALPIEPWPALVILLVLAFLTFVPVKHLYPSQPGRLNRFATITGAVWGVVVVWLVWVLPTSSSPEFTDGTRTLTYVSLTYPAFYMATSWYLTLRGWLSPRAESAPRR, from the coding sequence ATGGTGGAAACCCTGGAATCGCCCGCCCCCCCCGTCGCCCGCGAAGGCGTGGTCAGCCCGCTCCGCCGGTTCCTCGGCTGGTGCGTCCACGCGTACACGGCCTCAGGCCTGGCGATCGCCGCGGTGATCCTCGCCCTGCTGGTCCAGGGGGGCCCGGACGCCTTCCGGTGGTCGTTCCTCCTGATGATCCTGGCCACTCTGGTCGACGCCACCGACGGCACCTTCGCCCGCGCGGTGCGGATCAAGGAAGCCGTCCCCAGCTTCGACGGCCGCCGGCTGGACGACATTACCGACTTCCTGACCTACACGTCGCTCCCGCTGATGCTCATCTGGCGGGCGGGCATCGTCCCGGCCGGCTATGAGGCGTGGCTGATCGCTCCCTTGCTGGCGAGCGCCTACGGCTTCTGCCAGGTGGACATCAAGACCCACGACGGCTACTTCCTCGGCTTCCCCTCGCTCTGGAACGTCGTGGCGCTTTACCTCTACGCGCTGCCGATCGAGCCCTGGCCCGCGCTGGTGATCCTGCTCGTGCTGGCGTTCCTGACGTTCGTTCCGGTCAAGCACCTGTACCCGTCGCAGCCGGGGCGGCTGAACCGATTCGCGACGATCACCGGGGCGGTCTGGGGCGTGGTCGTGGTCTGGCTGGTCTGGGTGCTCCCCACGTCGTCGAGCCCAGAATTCACGGATGGAACGCGGACGCTGACGTACGTCTCGCTGACCTACCCGGCGTTCTACATGGCGACGTCCTGGTATCTCACGCTCCGGGGCTGGCTGTCGCCGCGAGCGGAGTCGGCGCCGCGTCGTTGA
- a CDS encoding amino acid permease, which yields MPGSTSDDVRDLAGFGYKQELDRSLGSFSSFAAGFSYISILTGVFQMFYLGYAAGGPAFFWTWPMVFLGQFLVALCFAELASSYPLSGGVYQWSKQVGTPLVGWLTGWVYLACSILSLAAVALALQNSMPQISAWFQVVGDGSKPIDQAKNAVLLGCTLIALTTIINAVGVRLMALINNVGVLAELAGVVFLIVLLGANACRGPAILLDTQGRGDGATGGYFSAFLAAAVMASYVLYGFDTAGTLAEETSDPRRRAPRAILRALAAAGLAGGLLILVGLLAMPNPTDPAMAQVSGGLPMLVKSVMGPKLGTVFLIEVVFAVAVCALAVHAGTVRLIFAMARDNSLPFAECLAKVTGETRTPIAPAIVTGLLASAILLVNVNAPRIIERLCSVALVWANLAYLMVTLPLLLGRLRDRRRRDEDGEGDGVPPTANGDRFSLGRWGLPVNLAATVWGVFVIVNMSWPRPEIYGDDPIGRYTAALATAALTAVGVAYYAGIGRLRIGVLPEHAAEALDEEIEFTNPPGMIELLAPGESS from the coding sequence ATGCCGGGTAGCACGAGCGACGACGTCCGTGACCTGGCCGGTTTCGGGTACAAGCAGGAACTCGACCGCTCCCTGGGGAGCTTCTCCTCCTTCGCGGCCGGCTTCTCGTACATCTCGATCCTGACCGGCGTCTTCCAGATGTTCTACCTGGGATACGCGGCCGGGGGGCCCGCGTTCTTCTGGACGTGGCCCATGGTCTTCCTGGGCCAGTTCCTGGTGGCCCTCTGCTTCGCCGAGCTGGCCTCCTCCTACCCGCTGTCGGGGGGCGTTTATCAGTGGTCGAAGCAGGTCGGCACGCCGCTCGTCGGCTGGCTGACCGGCTGGGTCTACCTGGCCTGCTCCATCCTCTCGCTGGCGGCCGTCGCGCTGGCCTTGCAAAATTCCATGCCCCAGATTTCGGCGTGGTTCCAGGTCGTCGGCGACGGCTCGAAGCCCATCGATCAGGCCAAGAACGCGGTCCTCCTGGGCTGCACGCTGATCGCCCTGACGACGATCATCAACGCCGTCGGCGTCCGGCTCATGGCCTTGATCAACAACGTGGGAGTGCTTGCGGAGCTGGCCGGGGTGGTCTTCCTGATCGTCCTGCTGGGCGCGAACGCCTGTCGAGGCCCGGCGATCCTGCTCGACACCCAGGGGCGAGGCGACGGCGCGACGGGGGGCTACTTCAGCGCCTTCCTGGCGGCGGCGGTGATGGCGTCGTACGTCCTTTACGGCTTCGACACGGCGGGGACGCTCGCGGAAGAGACCTCGGACCCCCGCCGACGCGCCCCTCGGGCCATCCTCCGCGCACTCGCCGCGGCGGGGCTGGCCGGCGGGCTGCTGATCCTCGTGGGGTTGCTGGCGATGCCGAACCCGACCGACCCGGCGATGGCGCAGGTCTCCGGCGGCCTGCCGATGCTCGTGAAGTCGGTGATGGGGCCGAAGTTGGGGACGGTCTTCCTGATCGAGGTGGTCTTCGCCGTGGCCGTCTGCGCCCTGGCGGTCCACGCCGGGACCGTCCGGCTCATCTTCGCGATGGCCCGCGACAACAGCCTGCCGTTCGCCGAGTGCCTCGCCAAGGTGACCGGCGAGACCCGCACGCCGATCGCGCCGGCGATCGTCACCGGACTTTTGGCGTCGGCGATCCTGCTCGTCAACGTCAACGCCCCCCGGATCATCGAGCGGCTCTGCTCGGTGGCCCTGGTCTGGGCGAACCTGGCCTACCTGATGGTCACGCTGCCGCTCCTGCTGGGTCGCCTCCGCGACCGCCGCCGTCGCGACGAAGACGGCGAGGGCGACGGCGTCCCGCCGACCGCCAACGGCGATCGCTTCAGCCTGGGACGATGGGGCCTCCCCGTCAACCTCGCGGCGACGGTCTGGGGCGTCTTCGTGATCGTGAACATGAGCTGGCCCCGGCCGGAAATCTACGGCGACGACCCGATCGGCCGCTACACCGCCGCGCTGGCGACGGCCGCCCTGACGGCCGTCGGCGTTGCGTATTACGCGGGGATCGGCCGGCTCCGGATCGGCGTCCTGCCCGAACATGCGGCCGAGGCCCTGGACGAAGAGATCGAATTCACCAACCCGCCGGGGATGATCGAGCTGCTCGCGCCCGGGGAATCGTCTTGA
- a CDS encoding methyltransferase domain-containing protein produces the protein MSGTQAASDESKAKFDNNGQYSRTSILRYEKIFGDNYISTGGAETTDNLTARLAGFLKPGVRVLDVGSGIGGAAFHLVEKYGAQVVGIDLAEEMIAVGHDRAKAAGMSDKVEFILGDVLETDFPEKFDLVWSRDAFMHIPDKARLFAKLYSLLAPGGKIVITDYARGKTPGSPEFEEYIKKTGYSVIEPEQYGKVLESAGFTDVVVDDATATFIDILQREEGRLVNERQDFLGHFSEQDLNYLVDRWNMKIGFCKAGDMKWGIYLGTRPA, from the coding sequence ATGAGTGGCACGCAAGCCGCGTCGGACGAGTCGAAGGCGAAGTTCGACAACAACGGCCAGTACAGCCGGACCTCGATCCTCCGCTATGAGAAGATCTTCGGCGACAACTACATCAGCACCGGCGGCGCGGAGACGACCGACAACCTGACCGCCCGGCTCGCCGGCTTCCTCAAGCCCGGCGTCCGCGTCCTCGACGTAGGGAGCGGCATCGGCGGCGCGGCGTTCCACCTCGTCGAGAAGTACGGGGCGCAGGTCGTCGGCATCGACCTGGCCGAGGAGATGATCGCCGTCGGCCACGACCGGGCCAAGGCGGCCGGCATGTCCGACAAGGTCGAGTTCATCCTGGGCGACGTGCTCGAGACCGACTTCCCCGAGAAGTTCGACCTGGTCTGGAGCCGCGACGCCTTCATGCACATCCCGGACAAGGCCCGGCTGTTCGCCAAGCTGTACAGCCTGCTCGCCCCCGGCGGCAAGATCGTCATCACCGACTACGCCCGCGGCAAGACCCCCGGCTCGCCCGAATTCGAAGAGTACATCAAGAAGACCGGGTACAGCGTCATCGAGCCGGAGCAGTACGGCAAGGTCCTGGAATCGGCCGGCTTCACCGACGTGGTCGTCGACGACGCCACCGCGACCTTCATCGACATCCTCCAGCGCGAGGAAGGCCGGCTGGTCAACGAGCGTCAGGACTTCCTCGGCCACTTCTCCGAGCAGGACCTCAACTACCTCGTCGACCGCTGGAACATGAAGATCGGCTTCTGCAAGGCCGGCGACATGAAGTGGGGCATCTACCTCGGCACCCGCCCCGCCTGA
- a CDS encoding alpha/beta hydrolase — protein MREAEPTPSPAPETASLPIRRRRARRAAWTAAALVAVWLLLSFAAVHRLTHRKRPPFPEPAPTVSWGTLRDHRLSTADGQDIGAWYAEGRDDAPAVLFLHGNGGGRGHCLDRAGTLAAKAGCAVMLISLRAHGDSSGDFNDIGLGARRDVVAAVDFLRTRRPDRPIVVFGVSLGSAAATFAAADLGDRVDGYVLESPYQDLKTAVWNRTHAYLPPGLDKLAYLGLRLAGLAFLPELDAISPLRAVDAIPESTPVLIMAGEADDLASPEEARAIFQRVRNHGRLETFPGATHHDLAAVDPERYERTIVEFVAGARRHPR, from the coding sequence ATGCGCGAAGCGGAGCCAACCCCGAGTCCGGCGCCCGAGACGGCGTCCCTCCCCATCCGGCGGCGACGGGCCCGTCGCGCGGCCTGGACGGCCGCCGCGCTGGTCGCGGTCTGGCTGCTCCTCTCCTTCGCGGCGGTCCACCGGCTGACGCATCGGAAGCGGCCGCCGTTCCCGGAACCTGCCCCGACGGTCTCCTGGGGGACGCTCCGGGATCATCGCCTCTCGACCGCCGACGGCCAGGACATCGGCGCGTGGTACGCCGAGGGCCGCGACGACGCCCCGGCGGTCCTGTTCCTGCACGGCAACGGCGGGGGCCGGGGGCATTGCCTGGACCGCGCGGGGACGCTCGCCGCGAAAGCGGGCTGCGCCGTGATGCTGATCTCGCTGCGGGCGCACGGCGACTCCAGCGGCGACTTCAACGACATCGGCCTGGGCGCCCGCCGCGACGTCGTCGCCGCCGTGGACTTCCTGCGGACGCGGCGTCCCGATCGCCCGATCGTCGTCTTCGGCGTCTCGCTCGGCTCGGCCGCGGCGACGTTCGCGGCGGCCGACCTGGGGGATCGGGTCGACGGCTACGTCCTGGAAAGCCCGTACCAGGACCTCAAAACGGCCGTCTGGAACCGGACCCACGCCTACCTCCCGCCCGGCCTGGACAAGCTCGCGTACCTGGGGCTCCGCCTCGCCGGGCTCGCGTTCCTGCCGGAGCTGGACGCGATCTCCCCGCTCCGCGCGGTCGACGCGATCCCCGAGTCCACGCCGGTCCTGATCATGGCCGGGGAGGCCGACGACCTGGCATCCCCCGAGGAGGCCCGCGCGATCTTCCAACGGGTCCGCAACCATGGCCGCCTCGAAACCTTCCCCGGCGCGACGCACCACGACCTCGCCGCCGTCGACCCGGAACGCTACGAACGGACGATCGTCGAATTCGTCGCGGGTGCCCGTCGACATCCTCGATGA
- a CDS encoding AAA family ATPase, giving the protein MGDAGKTRMIGGVTLHLSEPVATDQGWIGQDEVLRQLSACWLTVHPRDRPLSPRLIGPPGIGKTTLATAAAKLRGRPLYIAQCTADTRPEDLIVTPVLAENGKIAYHASPLVTAMLVGGVCVLDEGNRMNEKSWASLAPLLDHRRYVESLVAGIAIPADPEFRVCVTMNEDESTYEVPDYILSRLQPTLELGFPDRDDEMAILQYHLPFAEAELLTLTVEFLQQAHALKLDFSPRDGINIVRYALKRMAQDPNHPLGRDAAWRESLARVLGEEATDLDSLARSKRRSLGGQHAPFGLGDLFFDPDDPLHPDAMEADDED; this is encoded by the coding sequence ATGGGCGACGCCGGGAAGACCAGGATGATCGGCGGCGTGACGCTCCACCTGAGCGAGCCCGTCGCGACCGATCAGGGCTGGATCGGCCAGGACGAGGTGCTGAGGCAGTTGTCGGCGTGCTGGCTGACGGTCCACCCGAGGGATCGTCCGCTGTCGCCCCGCCTGATCGGCCCGCCGGGCATCGGCAAGACCACGCTGGCGACGGCCGCCGCGAAGCTGCGCGGTCGGCCGCTCTACATCGCCCAGTGCACCGCCGACACCCGCCCCGAGGACCTGATCGTCACGCCCGTCCTCGCGGAGAACGGCAAGATCGCCTATCACGCCTCCCCCCTGGTGACGGCGATGCTCGTCGGCGGCGTCTGCGTGCTGGACGAGGGGAACCGGATGAACGAGAAGTCGTGGGCGAGCCTCGCCCCGTTGCTCGACCACCGCCGCTACGTCGAGAGTCTCGTCGCCGGGATCGCCATCCCCGCCGACCCGGAGTTCCGCGTCTGCGTCACGATGAACGAGGACGAGTCGACCTACGAGGTCCCCGACTACATCCTCTCGCGGCTCCAGCCGACCCTGGAACTCGGCTTCCCCGACCGCGACGACGAGATGGCCATCCTCCAGTACCATCTCCCCTTCGCCGAGGCCGAACTGCTGACCCTGACCGTCGAGTTCCTCCAGCAGGCGCACGCGCTGAAGCTCGACTTCTCCCCGCGCGACGGGATCAACATCGTCCGCTACGCGCTCAAGCGTATGGCCCAGGACCCGAACCACCCGCTCGGCCGCGACGCCGCCTGGCGCGAGTCGCTCGCCAGGGTGCTCGGCGAGGAGGCGACCGACCTGGACTCGCTCGCCCGGAGCAAGCGGCGCTCCCTGGGCGGCCAGCACGCGCCCTTCGGGCTCGGCGATCTCTTCTTCGACCCCGACGATCCGCTCCACCCCGACGCGATGGAAGCCGACGACGAGGATTGA
- a CDS encoding FHA domain-containing protein produces the protein MAQGELTLATDANATRKPRSVRLAASPDATMPDRRLEDWITVNLDPEVERPATNLWTQIVGNLPTARRNPRSGGRPEKGHKSRGCWERFNVVYKRGVTIVRLTDRSLVQQADINELADDLRDLIDVGNHRIILNFAKVERLGSWIVAAVVEAHRRCEAAEGGRLKICEVEPRLAEIFHLIGMGRRIVACPDEQQAVDGAWPGASPPRPLPVDILEALVSASALPPIRGGGPAAADDDLPAIDLEPVEEPRASRPRPEGDLRGKVWLRVECAGFEARMIPVTRRRFVIGRDRGSHLRLGSAKVSKRHATIEIRGDRAFLRDLGSTNGTQLNGETIQDAEAELHTQDRVVVGPAHCRIWVDVSQEEMEHLGAIEPTWATAEVTPDEAEEPEPDSDSPATAEVAAYDPDDDAPGSRIKHEVVQGILVVTPVLTDLDDEAANEALRLRLIELAEQPLPRQVVLDLEFVGRLSRRTIGVILAHHLRLDQAGGGVRLCEIHPRIMALLDQVRLTMLVDCYPCLDEAVLAAWHTPARSTSG, from the coding sequence ATGGCTCAAGGTGAATTGACCCTGGCGACCGACGCGAACGCGACGCGAAAGCCCAGGAGCGTGCGCCTGGCCGCCTCGCCCGACGCGACCATGCCCGACCGGCGCCTCGAAGACTGGATCACCGTGAATCTCGACCCCGAGGTCGAGCGACCGGCGACCAACCTCTGGACCCAGATCGTCGGCAACCTGCCGACCGCTCGACGGAACCCCAGATCCGGGGGACGCCCGGAGAAGGGCCACAAATCCCGAGGCTGCTGGGAGCGGTTCAACGTCGTCTACAAGCGCGGGGTCACGATCGTCCGGCTCACGGACCGCTCGCTCGTGCAGCAGGCGGACATCAACGAACTGGCCGACGACCTCCGCGACCTGATCGACGTCGGCAACCACCGGATCATCCTGAACTTCGCGAAGGTCGAGCGGCTGGGAAGCTGGATCGTCGCGGCCGTGGTCGAGGCGCATCGCCGCTGCGAGGCGGCCGAGGGGGGCCGGCTCAAGATCTGCGAGGTGGAGCCCCGGCTGGCCGAAATCTTCCACCTGATCGGCATGGGGCGTCGGATCGTCGCCTGCCCCGACGAGCAGCAGGCCGTCGACGGCGCCTGGCCCGGCGCATCGCCCCCGCGTCCGCTGCCGGTCGACATTCTCGAAGCCCTGGTGAGCGCCTCGGCCCTCCCGCCGATCCGCGGCGGCGGCCCGGCGGCGGCGGACGACGACCTCCCGGCCATCGATCTGGAACCCGTCGAGGAGCCCCGCGCGTCCCGGCCGCGTCCCGAAGGGGACCTCCGGGGCAAGGTCTGGCTCCGCGTCGAGTGCGCGGGGTTCGAGGCCCGGATGATCCCCGTCACCAGGCGGCGGTTCGTCATCGGCCGCGACCGGGGGAGCCACCTGCGGCTGGGATCGGCGAAGGTGAGCAAGCGGCACGCGACCATCGAGATCCGAGGCGACCGCGCCTTCCTCCGCGACCTGGGTAGCACCAACGGGACCCAGCTCAACGGCGAGACGATCCAGGACGCCGAGGCCGAATTGCACACGCAGGATCGGGTCGTCGTCGGCCCGGCCCACTGCCGGATCTGGGTCGACGTCTCGCAGGAAGAGATGGAGCACCTCGGCGCGATCGAGCCCACCTGGGCCACGGCCGAGGTCACGCCCGACGAGGCGGAGGAGCCCGAGCCCGACTCCGACTCCCCCGCGACGGCCGAGGTCGCGGCCTACGACCCGGACGACGACGCCCCCGGCTCCCGGATCAAGCACGAGGTCGTCCAGGGAATCCTGGTCGTGACGCCGGTCCTCACCGACCTGGACGACGAGGCGGCCAACGAGGCGCTCCGGCTCCGGCTGATCGAGCTGGCCGAACAGCCGCTGCCGCGCCAGGTCGTCCTGGACCTGGAGTTCGTGGGCCGACTTTCGCGTCGGACCATCGGAGTCATCCTGGCCCACCACCTCCGACTCGACCAGGCCGGGGGGGGCGTCCGCCTGTGCGAGATCCATCCCCGGATCATGGCGCTGCTGGACCAGGTCCGGCTCACCATGCTGGTTGACTGCTACCCCTGCCTCGACGAGGCCGTGCTCGCCGCATGGCACACGCCGGCGCGGTCGACGTCGGGCTGA